In the genome of Mycteria americana isolate JAX WOST 10 ecotype Jacksonville Zoo and Gardens chromosome 7, USCA_MyAme_1.0, whole genome shotgun sequence, one region contains:
- the COPS7B gene encoding COP9 signalosome complex subunit 7b, producing MAGEQKPSCNLLEQFILLAKGTSGSALTALINQVLEAPGVYVFGELLELTNVQELAEGSNAAYFQLLNLFAYGTYPDYVANKDNLPELTATQKNKLKHLTIVSLASRMKCIPYSVLLKDLDMRNLRELEDLIIEAVYTDIIQGKLDQRNQVLEVDFCIGRDIQKKDISNIVKTLQEWCDGCEAVLLGIEQQVLRANQYKENHHRTQQQVEMEVTNIKKTLKATASSSAQEMEQQLVERECPPHTEQRQPTKKMSKVKGLVSSRH from the exons ATGGCAGGAGAACAGAAACCATCCTGCAATCTTCTAGAGCAGTTTATTTTACTAGCCAAAGGTACAAGTGGCTCAGCTCTGACTGCTCTTATAAATCAAGTGCTGGAGGCTCCTGGGGTTTATGTCTTTGGAGAGCTGTTGGAGTTAACAAATGTGCAAGAG CTTGCTGAAGGGTCTAATGCTGCTTATTTCCAGTTGCTGAACCTGTTTGCATACGGAACATACCCAGACTATGTAG CAAACAAAGATAATCTGCCTGAATTAACAGCGACTCagaaaaacaagctgaaacaCTTGACGATTGTAAGCCTGGCTTCCAGAATGAAG TGCATTCCCTATTCTGTACTGCTGAAGGACCTGGATATGAGGAATCTGAGGGAGTTGGAAGATCTGATTATTGAAGCGGTTTATACAGATATTATCCAGGGGAAGCTGGATCAACGAAACCAGGTGCTAGAGGTGGATTTTTGTATCGGCAGAGACATTCAGAAGAAGGACATCAGTAACATTGTCAAAACACTCCAGGAATG GTGTGATGGTTGTGAAGCGGTTCTTTTAGGAATTGAGCAGCAAGTACTTAGAGCCAACCAATACAAAGAGAACCATCACCGAACTCAGCAGCAGGTAGAGATGGAG GTcacaaacataaagaaaacattaaaagctaCAGCCTCGTCGTCGGCACAGGAGATGGAACAGCAGCTGGTAGAGCGAGAGTGCCCTCCACACACAGAACAAAGGCAGCCCACAAAGAAGATGTCCAAAGTCAAAGGGCTGGTCTCCAGCCGTCACTAG